One window from the genome of Desulforamulus ruminis DSM 2154 encodes:
- a CDS encoding MarR family winged helix-turn-helix transcriptional regulator, protein MSEILREVGMIARCFESIANIEFKDYNLAKNQYIYLVRICENPGIIQERVSDMLKVDRSTASRAIEKLRIAGFINKVGNQENKKNVKLYATEMGMEIYEMLKNDEEYSNKIALKGITSEEAEILLKLLRKIRKNIEPDWEAVKRGDKRQYHKYGDNLQKSQTN, encoded by the coding sequence ATGAGTGAAATTCTTAGAGAAGTGGGCATGATTGCTCGATGCTTTGAGTCCATTGCCAATATTGAGTTTAAAGATTATAACCTGGCCAAAAACCAATACATCTATCTAGTTAGGATTTGCGAGAATCCCGGAATTATCCAAGAGAGAGTATCGGATATGCTAAAAGTTGATCGGTCAACGGCTTCTAGAGCCATTGAAAAACTAAGAATTGCAGGCTTTATAAATAAAGTCGGCAATCAGGAAAACAAGAAAAATGTTAAATTGTATGCTACAGAAATGGGCATGGAGATTTATGAAATGCTAAAGAACGATGAAGAATATTCGAACAAGATAGCACTTAAGGGTATTACGTCTGAAGAGGCTGAAATCCTTTTAAAATTATTGCGTAAAATCAGAAAAAATATTGAGCCCGATTGGGAGGCAGTTAAAAGAGGAGATAAGCGACAATATCACAAATACGGAGACAATCTGCAAAAATCACAAACCAACTAA
- a CDS encoding YitT family protein translates to MPLKKRLSDFAERNKGLFAPEKITFILLGTAIVSFAMYNIHQQANITEGGVLGMILLLNHWFGISPSLLSPVLDAFCYALAFKYLGRNFLKASIVSTLSLAGFFKLWEQLPPILPDLSAHPLIAALAGGLLVGVGVGLVIRQGGSSGGDDALALTISKVVRCRIAHAYLATDIAVLLLSLSYIPLRCIAFSLVTVTVSSLMVDFVQNLGRKRKLEKY, encoded by the coding sequence ATGCCATTAAAAAAGAGGTTATCTGATTTTGCAGAAAGGAATAAAGGGTTATTTGCGCCCGAAAAGATTACGTTCATTTTATTGGGAACCGCGATTGTATCTTTTGCTATGTACAACATTCACCAGCAGGCGAACATTACCGAGGGTGGCGTGCTGGGCATGATCCTGCTGCTCAACCACTGGTTCGGCATCTCGCCATCCCTGCTCTCACCGGTCCTGGACGCGTTTTGTTATGCCTTGGCGTTTAAGTATCTGGGCCGGAACTTTCTCAAGGCCTCCATTGTATCCACGCTTAGCTTGGCGGGCTTCTTTAAACTATGGGAGCAATTGCCGCCGATACTGCCGGATCTCTCCGCCCATCCTCTAATCGCGGCGCTTGCGGGCGGTCTATTGGTAGGTGTCGGGGTTGGACTAGTTATAAGACAGGGAGGTTCCAGCGGTGGTGATGATGCATTAGCCCTTACAATCTCCAAGGTGGTCCGCTGCCGCATTGCCCATGCGTACCTTGCCACAGATATCGCTGTCCTGCTGCTGTCGCTCTCCTATATACCCCTTCGTTGTATTGCCTTTTCGCTGGTGACAGTGACTGTTTCATCCTTAATGGTGGATTTTGTACAAAACCTCGGTCGTAAACGTAAGCTGGAAAAATACTAG
- a CDS encoding MerR family transcriptional regulator yields the protein MKNYYKINEISKLYGIGVDSLRYYERIGILKPRRDVNGYRLYSLKDIYKLNIVRDLRQLDFSMKQIKEYLDHQSIGNTLVLMQEEQELIQRQLKKLRAREQTIRKRMETLTAAAQTPIGVFAVKTFPDRPCLQLNTHITRDEEMDFAIKKLHRKHENKIHDFGNQSIGASLSIEDLNKGIWGVFHSVFFVLERKTKEYDFILPAGQYLSLFYRGDYRQSPHRIREVLSYAKETGRCILGDPFELYEIDNRDTMLTKEFLTEIQVRVI from the coding sequence ATGAAAAATTATTATAAAATTAACGAAATTTCAAAGCTGTATGGTATCGGGGTCGATTCCTTACGGTATTATGAAAGAATCGGGATATTAAAGCCCCGCCGGGATGTAAACGGCTACAGGCTTTACAGCCTCAAAGACATTTATAAGCTGAACATCGTCCGGGACCTGCGTCAGTTGGACTTCTCCATGAAGCAAATTAAAGAGTATCTGGATCACCAAAGCATCGGCAATACACTGGTGCTGATGCAGGAAGAACAGGAATTGATCCAACGACAGTTGAAAAAGCTCCGCGCCAGGGAACAAACCATCCGGAAGCGAATGGAGACTCTAACCGCTGCAGCGCAAACCCCCATCGGCGTTTTTGCAGTCAAGACGTTTCCAGACCGCCCCTGCCTACAATTGAATACCCACATAACAAGGGACGAGGAAATGGACTTCGCCATCAAGAAGCTTCACCGGAAGCATGAAAACAAAATCCATGATTTTGGCAATCAGTCCATTGGCGCGTCTCTGTCTATTGAAGATTTAAATAAGGGAATATGGGGGGTGTTCCACTCCGTATTTTTTGTCCTGGAGCGGAAAACAAAAGAATACGACTTTATCCTTCCGGCAGGGCAGTACCTTTCCCTTTTTTATCGTGGGGACTACCGTCAAAGCCCCCACCGCATAAGGGAGGTTCTCTCTTATGCAAAAGAAACAGGTCGTTGTATTCTGGGCGATCCTTTTGAACTCTACGAAATTGATAATCGTGATACCATGCTGACGAAAGAATTCTTGACGGAAATTCAGGTTAGGGTTATATGA
- a CDS encoding helix-turn-helix domain-containing protein, with protein sequence MKIDRMNVSKTASILGYSNMSNFATAFRKKFGCNPSEYLNSIKTMDY encoded by the coding sequence ATGAAGATTGATCGCATGAATGTCAGCAAAACCGCATCTATACTGGGATATAGTAATATGAGTAATTTTGCCACAGCTTTTCGTAAAAAGTTTGGTTGTAACCCCAGTGAATATTTGAATAGTATAAAGACCATGGATTATTAA
- a CDS encoding MarR family winged helix-turn-helix transcriptional regulator, with amino-acid sequence MKIGYALFSVIYKFLDMDKKARYYGTDVPIFHSEIHMLKAIKENEGIHVAGLANYLGVTKGFISEITIKLERKGLIKKEKDTHNQLKIILKLTPKGEVAHTNHMTI; translated from the coding sequence GTGAAAATAGGTTATGCGCTTTTTAGCGTCATTTATAAATTTTTAGATATGGATAAAAAAGCTCGCTATTACGGGACGGATGTACCCATATTTCATTCGGAAATTCATATGCTTAAAGCAATAAAAGAGAATGAAGGCATTCATGTAGCAGGTTTGGCAAATTATTTGGGTGTAACCAAGGGATTCATCTCTGAAATTACAATTAAACTTGAAAGAAAAGGCCTGATAAAAAAAGAAAAGGATACTCATAATCAGTTAAAAATAATATTAAAGCTGACGCCTAAAGGGGAAGTAGCTCACACGAACCATATGACGATATGA
- a CDS encoding VOC family protein yields MNRINLITLGVRDIEKSRAFYRDGLGFATPNNEEKPQIVFFDNGGTKLALYPLEGLAKDINETNPPGIGRDFAGITLAYNAKTKDEVDKIFSKIKSIGGTIVKQPQPVFWGGYSGYFKDLDGYYWEVAYADLWQFDENDMLIIGK; encoded by the coding sequence ATGAATAGAATCAATCTTATTACATTGGGTGTGCGGGACATCGAAAAATCCCGCGCCTTTTACAGGGATGGACTGGGGTTTGCAACTCCCAATAATGAGGAGAAGCCGCAAATTGTATTTTTCGATAATGGGGGAACGAAACTTGCACTCTATCCACTTGAAGGGTTGGCAAAGGATATTAACGAAACCAATCCTCCCGGGATCGGCAGGGATTTCGCCGGTATTACTCTGGCTTATAACGCCAAAACAAAGGACGAGGTTGACAAGATATTTAGCAAAATTAAAAGTATTGGAGGTACCATTGTAAAACAACCTCAACCAGTGTTCTGGGGTGGATATAGCGGCTACTTTAAAGATTTAGATGGATATTATTGGGAGGTTGCTTACGCTGATTTATGGCAATTTGATGAAAATGATATGTTAATCATCGGAAAATAA
- a CDS encoding branched-chain amino acid transporter permease, producing MIMSLQQQIITIAVVVLGTMLTRFLPFIVFPADKSTPKYVQYLGKALPSAVLGLLVIYCFKDVSLLSGSHGIPELIAVAVVAVLHFWKKKMLLSIAGGTIAYMILVQLVF from the coding sequence ATGATTATGAGTTTACAACAGCAGATCATCACAATTGCTGTGGTAGTTTTGGGCACAATGCTTACAAGGTTTCTTCCATTCATTGTTTTCCCAGCGGATAAGTCCACACCTAAATATGTTCAGTATCTCGGTAAAGCACTGCCATCGGCGGTGTTAGGGCTTTTGGTAATTTATTGCTTTAAGGATGTGAGTTTACTGTCCGGCAGTCACGGCATCCCCGAACTTATCGCAGTAGCGGTGGTTGCAGTGCTTCACTTTTGGAAGAAAAAGATGCTCCTATCCATAGCAGGTGGAACGATTGCTTACATGATTTTGGTGCAATTGGTCTTTTAA
- the azlC gene encoding azaleucine resistance protein AzlC translates to MKKGRIKIAFCAAFPYTVPILAGFLFLGIAYGIFMNSLGFSSIYPILMSLTIFAGSMEFVAANFLLMAFNPLNALFLTLMVNARHLFYGISMLDKYRGTGKKKVYLIYGMCDESFSINCTTDIPENVDKGWFMFFVTLLNHSYWVIGATIGGILGSLVQFNTEGLDFVMTALFVVIFIEQWMKEKTHHSALVGLGLSTVSLIIFGGNNFIIPAMLAILGILTIVRKPLEKVEVPV, encoded by the coding sequence ATGAAAAAAGGTCGAATAAAAATTGCATTTTGTGCAGCTTTTCCGTACACAGTCCCTATTTTGGCAGGCTTTTTATTTTTGGGAATCGCTTATGGAATCTTTATGAATTCATTAGGATTCAGTTCAATCTACCCAATCCTGATGAGCCTAACAATATTTGCAGGATCAATGGAGTTTGTGGCAGCTAATTTTTTACTTATGGCGTTTAATCCGCTCAACGCCCTTTTTCTAACGTTAATGGTGAATGCACGTCACTTGTTTTATGGGATTTCCATGCTGGATAAGTATAGGGGAACCGGGAAGAAAAAAGTTTATCTAATTTATGGGATGTGCGATGAGTCTTTTTCTATTAATTGTACCACTGATATTCCAGAGAATGTGGACAAGGGCTGGTTTATGTTCTTTGTAACTCTGCTCAATCATTCCTACTGGGTAATAGGGGCAACGATTGGCGGCATTTTGGGATCTCTTGTGCAGTTCAACACTGAAGGACTCGATTTTGTTATGACAGCTCTCTTTGTTGTAATTTTCATTGAGCAGTGGATGAAAGAGAAAACCCACCATAGTGCTCTGGTAGGGCTTGGACTTTCAACCGTCAGCCTTATTATTTTTGGCGGGAACAATTTCATCATCCCTGCTATGCTTGCGATTCTTGGGATACTCACTATTGTTAGAAAACCATTGGAGAAAGTTGAGGTTCCCGTATGA
- a CDS encoding aminotransferase class I/II-fold pyridoxal phosphate-dependent enzyme has protein sequence MPVNSFDNYPMSWKPDKKALKRPFYYSIASLLEQDIISGFLAPGTKLPPQRELADFLDLNFTTITRAYKLCEFKGLIYAVTGSGTFVAPNAARSIAISADKLSGCIDLGFVASFEQTNSIVAEVIQKVVGKSYLEQLLNYNDPTGIPHQKTAGLNWMESFGIHADQEHMAIVSGAQNALAIALFALFEPGNRIATDLYTYSNFIELAKMFRIQLIPVSGDEQGCCPTNWKVNAIKWIYKGFF, from the coding sequence ATGCCGGTAAATTCATTTGATAATTATCCAATGTCTTGGAAACCTGATAAAAAAGCATTAAAACGCCCTTTTTATTACTCCATTGCATCACTACTTGAACAGGATATTATAAGCGGCTTTTTAGCACCGGGAACAAAGCTGCCGCCGCAGCGGGAATTGGCAGATTTTCTTGACTTAAACTTTACCACTATTACCCGCGCCTATAAGCTATGCGAGTTTAAGGGATTGATTTATGCGGTTACGGGAAGTGGGACCTTTGTCGCTCCTAACGCTGCTCGTTCTATTGCCATTTCCGCAGACAAATTATCGGGCTGCATTGATCTTGGTTTTGTTGCTTCTTTTGAGCAAACCAATAGCATTGTAGCAGAAGTTATTCAAAAGGTTGTGGGTAAAAGTTATCTGGAACAGCTTCTGAATTACAATGACCCGACCGGTATACCCCATCAAAAAACAGCAGGCCTGAACTGGATGGAATCTTTCGGTATCCATGCGGACCAAGAGCATATGGCCATTGTTTCCGGTGCACAAAATGCGTTGGCAATTGCTTTGTTTGCCTTGTTTGAACCGGGAAATCGCATTGCTACCGATCTATATACTTACTCTAATTTTATTGAGCTGGCTAAGATGTTTCGTATTCAATTGATACCGGTTTCCGGAGATGAGCAAGGGTGCTGCCCAACGAACTGGAAAGTCAATGCAATCAAATGGATATACAAGGGATTTTTTTAA
- a CDS encoding aminotransferase class I/II-fold pyridoxal phosphate-dependent enzyme encodes MDIQGIFLMPSCCNPTTIMISDARKKELAAVIRNHQLILIEDDIHAFLTAGIIPDYQQPMFHLLPEQTVYICGTSKSICSGLRVAYMVFGDAFQKKISQAIFMINVKTSSLDAEIITELILSGKAHEIAAQKKQLAQSANDVFLQVFPEHEIAGHPLSFYRWFPISGNADGAKLENTLRLHGVRVFHSDRFLSGKTMSNQFFRIALASTHSLEELKMGLEILKQNLE; translated from the coding sequence ATGGATATACAAGGGATTTTTTTAATGCCCTCGTGCTGTAATCCCACCACGATAATGATTTCAGATGCTCGTAAAAAAGAGCTTGCCGCGGTAATTCGTAACCATCAACTAATTTTAATTGAGGACGACATACACGCTTTTTTGACTGCCGGGATCATTCCAGATTATCAACAGCCCATGTTTCATCTTCTGCCGGAACAGACGGTTTATATCTGTGGCACTTCCAAGTCCATTTGTTCCGGGCTGCGAGTTGCTTATATGGTATTTGGTGATGCCTTTCAGAAGAAAATTTCACAAGCAATATTTATGATCAACGTCAAAACTTCTTCGCTGGACGCTGAAATTATCACGGAACTGATCTTATCAGGGAAAGCACATGAAATCGCAGCTCAGAAAAAGCAACTTGCGCAGTCTGCAAATGATGTTTTTTTGCAGGTTTTTCCAGAACATGAAATCGCAGGCCATCCGCTTAGTTTTTATCGTTGGTTCCCCATATCAGGGAATGCCGATGGGGCAAAACTAGAGAATACTTTGCGACTGCATGGGGTGCGTGTTTTTCATTCGGACCGTTTTCTTAGCGGGAAGACTATGTCGAATCAGTTTTTTCGTATTGCACTTGCTTCTACGCATTCATTAGAGGAATTGAAAATGGGGTTGGAGATATTAAAACAAAATCTTGAGTAA
- a CDS encoding manganese catalase family protein → MFKHDKTLLYEVKVDAPNPNYAAMLQEQLGGAQGELKAALQYLSQSFRIKDKEIKDLFLDIASEELSHMEMVATTINLLNGHDPDAQNATIGNVEAHVLTGLTPMLSNASGQLWTAAYVNETGDLAADILSNIAAEQRAKVVYEYLYRQINDKGVRETIDFLLNREEAHNTMFREAFNKIQDTGSLKDWGITKDSKLYFNLSTPGGQYFNASNPQPASFNNPNPN, encoded by the coding sequence ATGTTTAAACATGATAAAACACTTCTATATGAGGTTAAAGTGGATGCACCCAACCCCAATTATGCGGCAATGCTCCAAGAGCAATTGGGTGGAGCACAGGGAGAACTGAAGGCTGCATTACAATATCTTTCTCAAAGTTTTCGTATCAAGGATAAGGAAATAAAAGATCTGTTTCTAGATATTGCTTCGGAAGAATTAAGCCATATGGAAATGGTAGCTACGACAATCAACCTTTTAAACGGCCATGACCCTGATGCCCAGAATGCAACAATCGGAAACGTCGAAGCCCATGTTTTAACGGGACTCACCCCAATGTTGAGCAATGCTTCGGGACAATTATGGACGGCTGCATATGTAAATGAAACAGGAGATCTGGCTGCCGATATATTATCAAATATCGCTGCAGAGCAGCGAGCCAAAGTGGTTTATGAATACCTGTACAGGCAAATTAATGATAAAGGTGTCAGGGAGACCATCGATTTTCTCCTAAACCGTGAAGAAGCCCATAATACCATGTTTAGAGAGGCATTTAATAAAATACAGGATACCGGGTCATTGAAAGATTGGGGTATAACCAAAGATTCCAAGCTGTATTTTAACCTTTCCACACCTGGCGGACAGTATTTTAACGCCAGCAATCCACAGCCTGCCAGTTTTAATAACCCCAATCCCAACTAA
- a CDS encoding MFS transporter, with the protein MLQQTNIGKLNKMLVMIMAVASGVTVANLYYIQPLLAKIASSFQVTQVSVGFAAMLTQAGYALGMLFLLPLADIREKRRLIITLLLCSACSLMLMFFSFNITLLALASFAVGFTSVVPQLIVPLAAQLADPKERGRIIGTVMSGLLIGILISRTFSGFVGEYWGWKMVYLMAALLMLALAALLSKALPYCPPISQIKYTELSKSMVHLTKTLPVLREASLNGAMMFAAFSAFWTSLVFLLEGPPYHLGTNAAGLFGLVGVVGALAAPVAGRIADKRSPRFTIGISMMIVILAYIIFWAFGYQLWGLVIGVILLDLGVQSCQISNQARVHALSDEARNRINTVFMVSYFVGGALGSLLGSYSYAHFQWAGVCIFGLLTQLMAISIHISYKKKSKPNFSQAN; encoded by the coding sequence ATGTTGCAACAAACGAATATTGGCAAACTAAATAAAATGCTGGTTATGATCATGGCGGTGGCCAGCGGCGTGACCGTAGCCAATCTGTATTACATACAACCATTGCTTGCTAAAATTGCCTCAAGCTTTCAGGTGACTCAGGTCAGCGTAGGTTTTGCGGCGATGCTTACCCAGGCCGGTTATGCCCTGGGCATGTTGTTTTTATTACCCTTGGCGGATATCCGGGAAAAAAGACGACTAATCATCACCCTGTTGCTTTGTTCCGCCTGTTCCCTGATGCTTATGTTCTTCTCTTTTAATATAACCCTGCTGGCCTTGGCTTCCTTTGCGGTGGGTTTCACCTCGGTGGTGCCGCAGTTGATCGTTCCCCTGGCAGCCCAACTGGCTGATCCTAAGGAAAGGGGCCGGATTATTGGCACGGTCATGAGCGGTCTGCTGATTGGCATATTGATCTCCCGGACCTTCAGCGGTTTTGTGGGAGAATACTGGGGCTGGAAAATGGTATACCTTATGGCTGCCCTTTTAATGCTGGCACTGGCTGCTTTATTAAGCAAAGCCCTGCCTTACTGTCCGCCCATTTCCCAAATAAAATACACCGAGCTGTCCAAATCCATGGTCCATTTGACCAAAACCCTTCCGGTTCTGAGAGAAGCCTCCTTAAACGGGGCCATGATGTTTGCCGCTTTCAGCGCCTTCTGGACATCCCTGGTATTTTTACTGGAAGGCCCGCCCTACCATCTTGGCACCAACGCCGCCGGTCTCTTCGGATTAGTTGGTGTAGTCGGTGCCTTGGCAGCCCCGGTTGCCGGCCGCATTGCCGATAAAAGAAGCCCTCGCTTCACCATCGGCATCAGCATGATGATTGTCATCCTCGCCTATATCATCTTTTGGGCCTTTGGCTATCAATTATGGGGATTGGTTATCGGTGTCATTTTACTGGACCTGGGCGTACAGTCCTGTCAGATTTCCAATCAGGCCAGGGTTCATGCCTTAAGTGACGAAGCCCGTAACCGCATCAACACCGTCTTTATGGTTTCCTATTTTGTGGGCGGGGCTTTGGGCTCTTTACTGGGATCATACAGTTACGCCCATTTTCAATGGGCCGGTGTTTGCATCTTTGGGCTCTTAACCCAACTGATGGCCATCTCCATTCATATAAGCTATAAGAAAAAAAGCAAGCCGAATTTTTCTCAGGCAAATTAA
- a CDS encoding AraC family transcriptional regulator — protein MLNEIRTIYLDPDLNIEAYHFKGIMQKFPTHFHDHYTIGFIESGQRYLACKDKEFIINPGDLVLFNPGDSHACEQIDGKTLDFRCINVKPEPMKRAVLEITGRDTLPYFTQSVHYGSGLSTCLRELHLSIAQEERDFKKEELFLFLIEELVREYSDLEYANGLKEPRSEIKAVCQYLEANYAQNISLDHLSALTGLSKYYLLRSFTKQKGISPYSYLETIRVNNAKILLEQGVKPIEAAFQTGFSDQGHFNHFFKRLIGLTPKQYQKIFCEDRDK, from the coding sequence ATGCTAAACGAAATCCGCACTATCTATCTGGACCCGGATTTAAATATTGAAGCGTATCATTTTAAAGGAATTATGCAGAAATTTCCCACGCATTTTCACGACCACTATACCATTGGTTTTATCGAAAGCGGACAGAGGTATCTGGCCTGCAAAGATAAAGAATTCATTATCAATCCGGGAGATTTGGTGCTTTTTAATCCCGGCGACAGCCACGCCTGTGAACAAATCGACGGGAAGACCTTGGATTTCCGCTGCATTAATGTAAAACCGGAGCCCATGAAAAGGGCGGTTTTAGAGATAACCGGCAGGGACACACTGCCTTATTTTACCCAGTCCGTACATTATGGCAGCGGCCTTTCCACCTGCCTGCGGGAACTGCATCTCAGCATTGCTCAGGAAGAAAGGGACTTTAAAAAAGAAGAATTATTTTTATTTTTAATTGAAGAATTGGTAAGGGAGTATTCCGATTTGGAATATGCCAATGGACTAAAGGAACCAAGATCCGAGATAAAAGCAGTCTGTCAATATTTAGAGGCAAACTACGCCCAAAATATCTCCCTTGATCATCTCAGCGCCTTAACCGGATTAAGTAAATACTATTTGTTGAGGTCTTTTACCAAACAAAAAGGCATTTCCCCTTACAGTTATCTGGAAACCATCCGCGTAAATAATGCCAAGATTCTATTGGAACAAGGGGTTAAGCCCATTGAAGCGGCTTTTCAAACGGGTTTTAGCGACCAAGGACACTTTAACCATTTTTTTAAGCGATTGATCGGGCTAACACCAAAACAGTATCAAAAAATTTTTTGCGAAGACAGAGATAAATAG